GTGTCCTGGATTGCCTTTTGGGTGTTTATGCTCACGGCGCCTTTGGTAATCGTCTTCATGATTTTTGTGGGTTACAAAGCCGCGCAGGCGAATCGTCGTCAATTTAATGTGCTGGCCATGCTGTCCAACCAGTTTATGGATCTCAGCCAAGGTCTAGCAGAATTGAAACGCCTTGGTCGAACACAAGCCGCGCGTGAGCGTTTATCACACAGTGCCAAGGCGTATCAAAAAACCACCATGAGTGTGTTACTGCTGGCCTTTTTATCCACTGCCACATTGGAATTGTTTGCCTCCATTGCCATTGCCATGATTGCCTTGTACTTGGGATTGGGCTTGTTGGAAGTCTTGCCTTGGCAAGTGGGCAGCGCACCAGTGACCTTAACACAAGCCATGTTTTTATTATTGCTTGCCCCCGAGTTTTATTTACCTCTGCGTCAGCTGGGTAACGACTATCACGCCAAACAAAAAGCCGAAGCGGCGGCGACGGATTTATTGTCAATTTTACAAACCCAGTCACCTCAAACCACCAAAGCACAAGCTGAGGCCAAGAAGCCGATAACGGACTCGCCAGAAGCGTTTTACAGCATCGGCCAACAAACCTATTTGTCTTTTGCTCAACTGGCTTGGCAGGATGCGGGAAGACAGCGTCTGGCCCCCATCACAGGGAATATTAAGCAAGCCGAGCGGGTTTGGCTGAGTGGCGAATCCGGCGTGGGGAAATCCAGCTTATTGCATTTATTACTGGGCTTTGAGGAAGCGTACCAAGGTCAGCTTTACATCAAGGGCAAGGCCTTTGCTCAGCTCAACCTGCAAGACTGGCGCAACAAACTGGCTTGGTTGCCACAAACCCCTGAATGGGTGAATGGCAGCATTCGTCGCAACCTCTTATTGGGCATTGCTGAGCCGAGTGAAAAGCGCATTCAACAAGCCTTACACGACAGTCAATGTGCTGACTTTATTGCCGCTTTGCCCAATGGCTTGGAGACGCCCTTAAGCGAACTGGGCAGTGGTTTATCGGGTGGGCAGATGCAGCGTTTGTCCATTGCCAGAGCTTTATTATCCAACGCCGAGGTTTGGCTTTTGGACGAACCTTGCTCTGGTTTGGACAGTGACACCGCCGAGGCGGTATTAAACACCTTAGAAAAGGTTTCTCGTGGCAAAACCTTACTCATTGTCAGTCACGATACCCATCCCATACATTGGGCAGACAAACACTGGCAACTCAATCCATTTGGATTGGCAGAAAGCAAAGCCAGAACAGCAGAAAGCAAAGCTAGAATAGAAAAGAGCAAAGAAGTACAAAGGAGGGCCGGATGAACAAAACAAACCAACAGTCTTTAGCTCGGCTTTCTTTAGCAAAACTACTATTGGCCAACCCTTGGGGCTTTCTTGTGCCTGTGTTAACCGGGGTGGCGTCCAGTGTGGCGGGGGTGGCGTTATTAGGCGTGTCGGGCTGGTTCATCTCCGCGGCGGGATTAGCAACGGCCTTGGGCACCGCCTTGGTCTTTAACTACCTCACCCCGGGGGCCATTGTTCGAGGCTTGGCGATCCTTCGAACGGCAGGGCGTTATGGCGAGCAAGTCACGGCGCACAATCATTTATTGGGCTTATTGCGCACCTTGCGACTTTGGCTATGGGATCAGCGTGTTGCCAAGCCGATTGCCGACCTAGATAAACAAAGCCGGGGCGACTTATTACAACGCTTAGTAAGCGATCTGGATCAGATCATTCGTTGGCCGCTGGTGGTGTTTTTACCTTGGCTTTATGCCTTGCTTGGCTATGTGGGCGTGGGTATTTTTGCCTATTTTATCGATCCAATTTTACTTTGGCCCCTTGCTATCGCCGCGGTTTGTCATTTACTGATTTTGCCTTATGCGTGTGGTCGTTTCGCTTCCCGTGCCGTTCACGTAGGACAGAGTCTTGGGGTGCACAGACGAGGGCGTTTTGTGAGTTTGTTTTCTGCCTTGATTACCCTAACCATACGCGGACATTGGCAAGATTACGCGGCACGTCTTGAACAATTAGACAAGCGACAACAACGCATGGAAGTGAGAATTCAACAGGCCATCCGTTGGGGGCGTTTGTTGGCGTACTTAGTCACCATCGGCTTGTTGGTAAGCGTCTTTCTTTTATTGGGTGACTCAAGTAATGGGTATGAAAAAGGTGCCATGAGTTGGCAACTCAAAACGTCCGTGTCAGGGACTTGGTTGGTGGGCTTAGTGTTGGCCTTGCTGGCGGTGAATGAGCTGGTGTTACCATTGGTTCAATCCTTTGTGGCACAAGGCCAGTCGCAAGTGGGCTTGCGCCGTTTGAACCAGATTCAACAAGCGCTTCCTCTCTTAGCAAAGCAACCAGTAGGCAGGCTTAACCAGCTTTCATTGCAAGATTGGCGTGGTTACCACCTAGGGAGCGGCTTGGGCAATCAGCCAATACATCTTGAGATACAGAGTGGTGACACAGTGTGGCTGCGTGGTGCCAGCGGCACAGGAAAATCCACCTTATTGGCCTCCATTGCCGGAGATTGTTTAGCCACGGGCAAGGCGCAGGTGAATCACCAAGCCTGCGACCTATACGACAACCCGGACTTTCAAGGTCAACTTAGCTACTTACCCCAATCGCCTTATGTGTTCCAACAAAGCATTGCAGCCAACCTAATGCTAGGTAAAGCCGATGCCAGCGACGAAGAAATGTGGGCCGTATTGGAAGCTGTCGCATTGACCGATTGGGTCAGAGGATTAGAAAAAGGACTGAGCACCTTACTTAGCTCACAAGGCCGCGACCTTTCTGGCGGACAACGCAAACGCCTCGCCTTAGCAAGACTGCTCCTGCGCCGCGCTCCTTTATTGCTGCTAGACGAACCTTTTGACGGTCTAGACAAAGCCACCATCGAACGCATTTGTCATGCTTTGAGTAATGACTATCAACCTGACATGCTGATCTTGGTGAGTCACATTGAGAGTCCATTGTCGGAGCAAGCAAGAGTCATTGAGTTATAAATTTCTTCCCCTTATCAAGGGGGGGTTATTGATCCTGAGAGTTTTTGGTTTTCCTCGGATTGGCTTTGGTTGGGGCGCTTTTTTCCGCCCTGCTAGGCGGGTAACTTTTGCCAATCGATGCAAAAGTAACCAAAAAATCTTTTGAGTCCTTTCGCACATTCAGGAACGTGTCGAGCATTTTTTGCTAACAGGCTCGTTGCCTCTTTTTACGTTTAAGACATTTCGCACATTCCGCCAGCTTTGGCGCCTAGGTGTTACAAAAAGGCAATTTAAAATACAACTTTGGTTTACAGTAAAAGTTGTATTTTGGTTTTTATTGAACAAGTTTATTTTTATTGTGCCTGAGGGTTTTTGGTTTTCCTCTGATTGGCTTTGGTTGGGGAGCATTATTTTATACTGCCCGAGACTTCGATGTTTACTTCTGATTGGCTTTGGTTGGGGCGCTTTTTTCCGCCCTGCTAGGCGGGTAACTTTTGCCAAACGATGCAAAAGTAACCAAAAAATCTTTTGAGTCCTTTCGCACATTCAGGAACGTGTCGAGCATTTTTTGCTAACAGGCTCATTGCTTCTTTTTACGTTTAAAAGTGTTTCACACTTTATGAAATCTCATGTTCCCTCCCCTTATGTCTTTAAGGGAAGGGCTAGGGTGGGGTTAGTCCAGCAGCCTCAGACAAATTCAGAGTAAACCGCGATAAAAGTAGGTCTTATAAGCGCAGCGCCATCAGACAGGCTAAATCAAACAAGATTAATTCCATCAAACCAAATGCCGTTTCTTGCAGGATGAGTAAAAAAAGCATATTTTTTACTCATGCATGTATTTGAATTTGACCAACTAAAAAGTG
The window above is part of the Marinomonas sp. THO17 genome. Proteins encoded here:
- the cydD gene encoding thiol reductant ABC exporter subunit CydD, with translation MMAGSKAASTGGTKRIKTPEAVFLDELAAQQSAQYRLAQGFGVLFAMALVLQAWAFANVFSDMVLQQAFSLSLLFLAVFALLLRALANFGRERVCASASRHIRYGLRHKLIAQLTQLGPARLRIEEDAALSTRVYEQVDALDDYFSRYKPQVFMVTLIPCVILLSVAPVSWIAFWVFMLTAPLVIVFMIFVGYKAAQANRRQFNVLAMLSNQFMDLSQGLAELKRLGRTQAARERLSHSAKAYQKTTMSVLLLAFLSTATLELFASIAIAMIALYLGLGLLEVLPWQVGSAPVTLTQAMFLLLLAPEFYLPLRQLGNDYHAKQKAEAAATDLLSILQTQSPQTTKAQAEAKKPITDSPEAFYSIGQQTYLSFAQLAWQDAGRQRLAPITGNIKQAERVWLSGESGVGKSSLLHLLLGFEEAYQGQLYIKGKAFAQLNLQDWRNKLAWLPQTPEWVNGSIRRNLLLGIAEPSEKRIQQALHDSQCADFIAALPNGLETPLSELGSGLSGGQMQRLSIARALLSNAEVWLLDEPCSGLDSDTAEAVLNTLEKVSRGKTLLIVSHDTHPIHWADKHWQLNPFGLAESKARTAESKARIEKSKEVQRRAG
- a CDS encoding ATP-binding cassette domain-containing protein, coding for MNKTNQQSLARLSLAKLLLANPWGFLVPVLTGVASSVAGVALLGVSGWFISAAGLATALGTALVFNYLTPGAIVRGLAILRTAGRYGEQVTAHNHLLGLLRTLRLWLWDQRVAKPIADLDKQSRGDLLQRLVSDLDQIIRWPLVVFLPWLYALLGYVGVGIFAYFIDPILLWPLAIAAVCHLLILPYACGRFASRAVHVGQSLGVHRRGRFVSLFSALITLTIRGHWQDYAARLEQLDKRQQRMEVRIQQAIRWGRLLAYLVTIGLLVSVFLLLGDSSNGYEKGAMSWQLKTSVSGTWLVGLVLALLAVNELVLPLVQSFVAQGQSQVGLRRLNQIQQALPLLAKQPVGRLNQLSLQDWRGYHLGSGLGNQPIHLEIQSGDTVWLRGASGTGKSTLLASIAGDCLATGKAQVNHQACDLYDNPDFQGQLSYLPQSPYVFQQSIAANLMLGKADASDEEMWAVLEAVALTDWVRGLEKGLSTLLSSQGRDLSGGQRKRLALARLLLRRAPLLLLDEPFDGLDKATIERICHALSNDYQPDMLILVSHIESPLSEQARVIEL